The genomic region CTGCTCCAGCAGCAGTGCCGGCAGGTCGGTGTATTCCTTCACGTCGACGTACAGCTGGGACAGCTTGTCGTGAGGGACTGCGATGACCTTGGCATCGCCGCCGCCGTCGTCGGTCATGTGCAGGATGCCGACCGGACGGGCACGGATCACCGAACCTGGGGTAACCGGGTAAGGGGTCACGACCAGCACGTCGAGGGGATCACCGTCGTCGGCCAGGGTGTTTGGGATGAAACCGTAGTTGGCCGGGTAGAACATCGGGGTGGCCATGAAACGGTCAACGAACAGGCAGTCGCTGTCTTTGTCGATTTCGTATTTGATCGGCGCGTGGTTGGCCGGGATTTCGATCGCGACGTAGATGTCGTTCGGCAGGTCTTTACCAGCCGGAATCTTGCTGTAGCTCATTGGGCGATGCTCCCGTTAGTTGACCAGAAATCTGGTTGGAATGACCAAAAAGTGGCGGCGATTATAGGCACATTCCGGGGTGGATGCCACGTATTGCAGGACGTGCGGCCCCGGCGCGCGATCAGCCGGCAGACTGATAGTGCGGGTCGTGTTCCTGCAGCTTGCGCAGGCGCGCCAGCGGGTCCTGGCGGTAGAACGCACGCAGTTGCTCGTAGACCTTCGGGTAGGCGGTGTCCAGCAAATCCGGGGCACTGAAGAAGTATTCGCTGGTCACCGCGAAGAATTCCGCCGGGTTTTCCGCGGCATAGGGGTCGATCGCGGTTTCGGCGTCGGGGTCATGGTCCAGTTGGCGATTGAGGTCGTCATAGGCGTGTTGCATCGCCGTGGCCCAGTCGCCGATCCGCATGTCGCTGTGCAGCGGCGGCAGGCCATTGGCATCGCCGTTGAGCATGTCGAGCTTGTGCGCCAGTTCGTGGATCACCAGGTTGTAGCCTTCCCAGGCGCCACTGGCGAGTACGCCGGGCCAGGCGAGAATGACCGGGCCACGGTGCCAGGCTTCGCCGCTGTGTTCGGCATCCCACTCGTGCTCGACCCCGCTGGCATCGCGATGACGCTGGGGGCTGAGGAAGTCGTCCGGGTACAGCACGATTTCATGAAAGCCGGCATACCATTCCAGGTCGCCCAGGTGCAGCAACGGCAGTTGCGCCTGGGCGGCCAGCAGCAGGCGGCTGTACTGATCCAGCTCGACTCCCGGCAGGGCGCTCAGATGCTTGTCGGCGAGGAACAGCACGCTGTGCTCCAGCAGCCAGCGATCTTCTGCTTCGCTCAGGCCATCGAGGAAACTCAGGTGTTCGCGCACCCGCTGCCAGGTTTCACCGGCGACGGGATGGCGGGCCAGGGTTCGGCGGCGCCGCCAGGCACTCAACGACCACACGGTTTCAGTGGGTCTCGGCTTTGGACGCACCGGCAAAACGGCTGCGCAGCACGCCGATGATCATCGGCACCAGCGACAGGACGATGATGAAGACCACCAGCAACGACAGGTTTTTCTTGATGAACGGGACGTTGCCGAAGAAGTAGCCGAGGGTCACCAGGCCGCCGACCCAGAGCACGGTCCCCAGCACGCTGAACATGAAAAAGCGCGGGTAGGGCATGCGGCCAACGCCGGCGACGAACGGGGCGAAGGTCCGCAGGATCGGCAGAAAGCGCGCCAGCGTCACGGTCTTGCCGCCGTGGCGATCGTAGAAGTCGTGGGTTTTCTGCAGATAGTCGCGGCGGAAGATCTTCGAGTTCGGGTTGCTGAACAGTTTCTCGCCCGCCGTGCGGCCGATGATGTAGTTGGTGCTGTCACCGAGGATCGCCGCCAGCATCAGCAGCCCGCCCAGCAGCACCGGGTCCATGCCACCACCGGCAGCGACGGCGCCAGCGATGAATAGCAACGAGTCGCCCGGCAGGAACGGCATCACCACCAGGCCGGTTTCACAGAAGATCACCAGAAACAGGATGGCATAGATCCATGGCCCGTAATTGTTCACCAACATGTCGAGATACACATCGAGATGCAGGATTAAGTCCAGCGGGTTGAAATCCATGGGTGGCACCTGTGTTGACGGTCCGGCTCGGCAGACCTGCGCAAAAAATGGACGCGTAGTTAACTACATTGGATGTAGTTTTTTCGTACATTGATATGAAATCGGGATTATAAGAGCTGGAGAGGATTCTGCTTGCAGAGTTTGTAGCGAAGAGTGTCGCGGGCCCCTTGCAAATGCGGGCAGTTACCCGGTGGTGGGTTTGAGTCTGTCTTCGCGAGGGGCCGACGCATCGGTGACTCGTCCTTCCACCAGGTTGGGCGGCACTCACCCCCTCTGTGTTCGCCGCCGCCCCTTGTGGATGCGGGATTCACCGATGCGTCGGCCCCCGCGAAGAGGGCGCCGGTCAGTCATCGCTGATCGGCAGCACGTAGTTCTTGAACTCGGTGTCTTCGCGAAAACCGATGGATTCGTAGGTCTTCTGTGCCACCTGGTTGTCGCTGCTGGTAGACACCCGCAGTCGCACCGCGTGGGTTTCCCGGGCCATTTTCTTTGCCGTGCGCATCAGGTTGTCTGCGACCAACTGGCGCCGGGCGTCTTCGGCGACGTAGATGTCGTTGAGGATCCACACGCGCTTGAGCGACAGTGAGGAGAAACTTGGATAGAGCTGGCAGAAACCCAGCAGCTTCTTGTCGTCATCATCCGCCAGGGCCAGGTAGATCACCGACTCCTTGCGGCGCAGGCGTTTTTCCAGAAAGTTGCGGGACGAATCCGGCAGGGGCAAGGCGCCATAGAATTCGCGGTATTTGACGAACAGGGGCGTCAACAGGTCCAGATGTTCCAGGGTCGCTTGAGTAATCCGCATAGATCAGGCCTCAACTTCGTGGATATGACGGCAAACGGTTCACTCACTCGGGCAGCCGCAACGCCGATGCTGCCCAAAGCGTAGGAAAAGAGCAATCCGGATGGCCGTCAGCCTTTGGGCGAACCCAGCAGGAAGTTGCCGCTCGAGTGGACATCCGATTCGCTTTCCAGTGTTTGCACTTGGGCCTCGTCCTTGAGATTGACCCCCGACAACTGTCGGCGGCAGGCTTCTTTCATCAGATACAGCAACTTGTGGGCGGCCAGGCCGTAACTCATCCCTTCCAGCCGCACGTTGGAAATGCAGTTGCGATAAGCGTCGGTCAGGCCGACCCTGGGATTATAGGTGAAATACAAGCCCAGGCTGTCCGGCGAGCTCAAACCCGGGCGTTCGCCGATCAGGATCACCACCATTTTTGCGCCCAGCAGTTCGCCGATCTCGTCGGCGACGGCGACGCGTCCCTGTTCCACCAGGATCACCGGCGACCGCGACCAGCCTTCGGCTTCGATTTGTTCTTCCAGGCGGGCCAGGAACGGCACGGTATGTCGATGCACGGCCAGCGCCGACAGCCCGTCGGCGACGACAATCGCCAGGTCGACCCCGCCTGGGTGGGCCTGCGCATATTCGCGCAGCCGTTGGGCCGAGACCTCATTGAGCTTGCGCCCCAGGTCCGGGCGTTGCAGGTAGCTGTGGCGGTCATCGGCGGCGCTGTGCAGCAACAGGGTGTCCCGCCCACGCTCGGCCAGTTGGCTGGCGAGACCGGCGTGGTCGAACGGCAGGTGCACCGCATCGCGGGCCTGGGCGTG from Pseudomonas asplenii harbors:
- the ppa gene encoding inorganic diphosphatase, with product MSYSKIPAGKDLPNDIYVAIEIPANHAPIKYEIDKDSDCLFVDRFMATPMFYPANYGFIPNTLADDGDPLDVLVVTPYPVTPGSVIRARPVGILHMTDDGGGDAKVIAVPHDKLSQLYVDVKEYTDLPALLLEQIKHFFENYKDLEKGKWVKIEGWGNADAARAEITKSVAAYKG
- a CDS encoding M90 family metallopeptidase; this encodes MWSLSAWRRRRTLARHPVAGETWQRVREHLSFLDGLSEAEDRWLLEHSVLFLADKHLSALPGVELDQYSRLLLAAQAQLPLLHLGDLEWYAGFHEIVLYPDDFLSPQRHRDASGVEHEWDAEHSGEAWHRGPVILAWPGVLASGAWEGYNLVIHELAHKLDMLNGDANGLPPLHSDMRIGDWATAMQHAYDDLNRQLDHDPDAETAIDPYAAENPAEFFAVTSEYFFSAPDLLDTAYPKVYEQLRAFYRQDPLARLRKLQEHDPHYQSAG
- a CDS encoding DedA family protein, which produces MDFNPLDLILHLDVYLDMLVNNYGPWIYAILFLVIFCETGLVVMPFLPGDSLLFIAGAVAAGGGMDPVLLGGLLMLAAILGDSTNYIIGRTAGEKLFSNPNSKIFRRDYLQKTHDFYDRHGGKTVTLARFLPILRTFAPFVAGVGRMPYPRFFMFSVLGTVLWVGGLVTLGYFFGNVPFIKKNLSLLVVFIIVLSLVPMIIGVLRSRFAGASKAETH
- the eutC gene encoding ethanolamine ammonia-lyase subunit EutC encodes the protein MNDMANEIDNDNPWLQLRRLTPARIALGRTGTSLPTRAQLDFQFAHAQARDAVHLPFDHAGLASQLAERGRDTLLLHSAADDRHSYLQRPDLGRKLNEVSAQRLREYAQAHPGGVDLAIVVADGLSALAVHRHTVPFLARLEEQIEAEGWSRSPVILVEQGRVAVADEIGELLGAKMVVILIGERPGLSSPDSLGLYFTYNPRVGLTDAYRNCISNVRLEGMSYGLAAHKLLYLMKEACRRQLSGVNLKDEAQVQTLESESDVHSSGNFLLGSPKG
- a CDS encoding GNAT family N-acetyltransferase, producing MRITQATLEHLDLLTPLFVKYREFYGALPLPDSSRNFLEKRLRRKESVIYLALADDDDKKLLGFCQLYPSFSSLSLKRVWILNDIYVAEDARRQLVADNLMRTAKKMARETHAVRLRVSTSSDNQVAQKTYESIGFREDTEFKNYVLPISDD